The following coding sequences are from one Gossypium raimondii isolate GPD5lz chromosome 4, ASM2569854v1, whole genome shotgun sequence window:
- the LOC105780539 gene encoding peroxidase 31, with amino-acid sequence MAPPPPSLLLVVLFLLSPTALLSESRLSLDYYSKTCPSFNKIMQEAITDKQINNPTTAAGTLRLLFHDCLPNGCDGSILISSTPFNKAERDADINLSLPGDPFDLIVRAKTALELSCPNTVSCSDILAVATRDLVTMLGGPYYKVFLGRKDSRSSQASSIEGKLPKPTMSMSQIINLFAASGFNVQEMVALSGAHTIGFSHCKEFSSNLGNNTHYNPRFAQALKQACSGYPKNPTLSVFNDIMSPNKFDNLYYQNLPKGLGLLESDHGLYNDPRTKPFVELYAKDQNKFFRDFARAMQKLSVYRIKTGRRGEIRRRCDAVN; translated from the coding sequence ATGGCGCCGCCACCGCCGTCGCTGCTTCTAGTTGTTCTCTTCTTGCTCTCCCCCACCGCATTGCTTTCGGAGTCAAGGTTAAGCTTAGATTACTACTCCAAAACCTGTCCAAGTTTCAACAAGATCATGCAAGAAGCTATTACCGACAAGCAAATCAACAACCCCACGACAGCCGCCGGAACACTCCGTCTTTTGTTCCACGACTGCCTCCCCAATGGCTGCGACGGTTCCATCCTCATCTCTTCAACTCCATTCAACAAAGCCGAACGTGACGCCGACATCAACCTCTCCCTCCCCGGAGATCCATTCGACCTCATTGTCCGAGCCAAGACAGCCCTCGAACTGTCGTGTCCCAACACAGTCTCTTGTTCCGACATCCTCGCGGTGGCCACACGTGACCTTGTGACCATGCTCGGCGGCCCCTACTATAAAGTATTTTTGGGTCGGAAAGATTCGAGATCTTCTCAAGCTTCTTCAATAGAAGGGAAACTGCCAAAACCCACCATGAGCATGTCACAGATAATCAACCTTTTTGCGGCAAGTGGGTTCAATGTTCAAGAAATGGTGGCCTTAAGTGGAGCACACACAATTGGGTTTTCACATTGCAAAGAGTTCAGCTCTAATCTTGGGAACAATACCCATTACAATCCAAGGTTTGCTCAAGCATTGAAACAAGCTTGTTCAGGTTACCCAAAGAACCCGACTTTGTCTGTTTTCAACGATATAATGAGTCCCAACAAGTTTGACAACTTGTATTATCAGAATCTACCAAAGGGTTTAGGGCTATTGGAATCAGATCATGGGTTGTATAATGATCCTAGAACAAAGCCTTTTGTGGAACTGTATGCAAAGGATCAAAACAAGTTCTTTCGAGATTTTGCTAGAGCTATGCAGAAGCTTAGTGTTTATAGGATCAAAACTGGGAGAAGAGGAGAGATTAGGCGTAGGTGTGATGCTGTTAATTGA
- the LOC128040502 gene encoding uncharacterized mitochondrial protein AtMg00820-like, protein MFDELQALEKTHTWDLVDLPPKKILIGCKWVYKIKTRSDGSIEHYKSRFAGKWYMKEYGIDYDETFSPVARLTSVHSLLAIFTAKCWKLHQMDAENSFFNGD, encoded by the coding sequence ATGTTTGACGAACTTCAGGCATTAGAGAAAACTCATACTTGGGATCTGGTTGATCTTCCTCCTAAAAAGATACTGATTGGCTGTAAATGGGTGTACAAAATCAAGACCCGTTCTGATGGATCTATTGAGCACTATAAATCTCGATTTGCAGGCAAATGGTACATGAAGGAGTATGGTATTGACTATGATGAAACGTTTTCTCCTGTGGCACGTCTCACTTCTGTTCATAGTCTGTTGGCCATATTTACAGCTAAATGTTGGAAATTGCATCAGATGGATGCCGAGAATTCCTTTTTCAATGGTGATTAA